A single Epinephelus lanceolatus isolate andai-2023 chromosome 22, ASM4190304v1, whole genome shotgun sequence DNA region contains:
- the nhsl2 gene encoding NHS-like protein 2 isoform X5, translated as MDHSGLLCSNTPSASWNGPKGSTFSPGVWNEPYKYSTNKGPAVPPKQHTIIGNSGGGTQDGVMLVSSGQPASSHSSSFTSVSNPSGRGGNNIPGISLATAMMGKRSETEGAAADGGRGGGGGGVGEAVRGRERSARSIAAANAFKFRERSLSTPTDSGSFCFTEGGLGQPDGNILLTGNGNAMAITDQQQHHNFLGLGENYALLYPRGSSEDSASTTDTISVTASDYSADGRLRLRSRSISLKKSKRKPPPPVRSVSLMKNLGEAEGRIHHEGSLYRDGRPKSLHIPRDHFPDFQPDFLLPSSSKPIVAERELGHGGTDGPPSLEVQAPEREGETELTFPTHWQLGEWKNDPYRSLSGSSTATGTTVIECMKVRGSSESLLDSPATSRATSPSQLSMETDIKASSPFRPPGLMSPSSGYSSQSETPTPTVPLSQMAGQGTVGTTGTLGCKLRPKIPERKSSLPSPKDPAARSRLSFEMPGNAHLELSSIKPKQKASRRHSDTSTAAKPGKISPSSSQALPVVTQNELKTVRLRSVSRGDLEDCPDGASDTIEEEQHNRDLGEDPSPPPTLPKPKPPVAIKPPLPKRPLNLLLKSPSPSSTSPLALDSPPASPVDRPVPLGNIYKVMKKPKPKKPPPQTTSPSGLPDSTTIPQTAYDHQFLPHSQSLFDLPPLPDPQPLLEDPALEPEFDVDPEIRSGEGGSLPSPCSNQEAPELQDKSKTLPSRMTISCLAELSDKKKPKVPPPVPKKPNVLLLPSSVHSTNGSTERQTPQAESPVGLPSPVGAFPPEELPGSPSVPDMLEQDENHLDDKSEEESSKESSLQSSLQDSSLTELGGKMASTGIGADDSTANEKTVLHIAEETDDDLLASTPATHTTEDLFTIIHRSKRKVLGRKEPTDSFGSRQSLVSPVKHSTSGSDLRNLTLGSSQRSSSRNENFMALLQKKGSKSSSGGARVSAMELLKSTNPLARRVTEFSNTTSTTGEGGDVASGNGKPNDQ; from the exons ATGGACCACTCTGGGCTGCTGTGCTCAAACACACCGTCCGCTTCCTGGAACGGACCTAAGGGCTCCACTTTTTCTCCTGGAGTGTGGAACGAACCTTACAAATACAGCACCAACAAAGGCCCAGCGGTCCCACCCAAACAGCACACCATCATCGGTAATTCAGGAGGAGGGACGCAAGACGGGGTGATGTTAGTGAGCTCAGGACAGCCAGCGAGCTCACATTCCAGTTCATTCACGTCTGTGTCGAACCCTTCTGGGAGAGGAGGGAATAACATACCAGGGATTTCACTGGCAACAGCGATGATGGGGAAGCGGAGCGAGACGGAAGGGGCTGCAGcggatggagggaggggaggaggaggtgggggagtTGGGGAAGCAGTGAGAGGGCGGGAGAGGTCGGCACGTTCCATAGCAGCGGCAAACGCCTTCAAGTTCCGGGAGCGTTCCCTTTCTACGCCCACGGATTCTGGTTCCTTCTGCTTTACAGAAGGTGGTTTAGGCCAGCCAGACGGGAACATCCTGCTTACAGGAAATGGTAATGCTATGGCAATAACAGACCAACAACAGCATCATAACTTCCTTGGTTTGGGTGAGAACTACGCCCTTCTCTACCCTCGAGGGAGCTCTGAGGACAGTGccagcaccacagacacaaTCTCTGTCACGGCTTCAGACTACAGTGCCGATGGCCGCTTGCGCCTACGCTCCCGCTCAATATCACTTAAGAAATCCAAGCGCAAGCCACCACCCCCTGTGAGGAGCGTCTCTCTTATGAAGAACCTCGGAGAAGCTGAGGGGAGAATCCATCATGAAGGCAGTCTTTACCGGGATGGCCGGCCAAAAAGCCTACACATTCCCAGGGACCACTTTCCAGACTTCCAGCCTGATTTCCTCCTGCCCAGCTCCTCCAAACCCATTGTTGCTGAGCGGGAGCTGGGCCATGGAGGTACTGATGGACCTCCAAGCCTGGAGGTCCAGGCaccagagagggagggagagacagagctgACCTTCCCCACTCACTGGCAGCTAGGGGAGTGGAAGAATGACCCTTACAG ATCTCTTTCAGGCTCCAGCACAGCAACAGGTACCACAGTGATTGAATGTATGAAAGTCAGAGGCAGCTCAGAGTCCCTGCTCGATTCTCCCGCCACCTCCCGAGCCACCTCACCCTCACAGCTCTCCATGGAAACAGACATCAAGGCTTCCTCACCCTTTAGACCCCCAGGACTCATGTCCCCATCAAGTGGCTATTCCAGCCAGTCAGAGACTCCCACCCCAACTGTTCCCCTCAGTCAAATGGCAGGTCAGGGGACAGTAGGGACAACAGGAACATTGGGATGTAAGTTGCGTCCGAAGATCCCAGAAAGAAAATCATCACTACCATCGCCCAAGGACCCGGCTGCAAGGTCTAGGTTGTCCTTTGAGATGCCTGGGAATGCACATCTGGAGCTGTCATCAATCAAGCCAAAGCAAAAGGCCAGCAGACGACATTCTGACACTTCGACGGCGGCAAAACCAGGAAAAATCAGCCCCAGCTCCTCACAGGCACTGCCTGTTGTCACCCAGAATGAGCTCAAGACTGTTCGGCTTCGTTCAGTCTCTCGTGGTGACTTGGAGGACTGCCCTGATGGGGCATCTGACACCATAGAAGAAGAACAGCATAACCGAGACCTAGGCGAGGATCCCAGTCCGCCACCCACCCTCCCAAAACCCAAACCACCCGTCGCCATCAAGCCCCCATTACCCAAACGACCCCTAAACCTCCTGCTCAAGTCTCcttccccctcctccacctctcctctaGCCCTTGACTCACCTCCTGCCTCACCTGTGGACAGACCAGTGCCCCTGGGCAACATCtacaaagtcatgaaaaaacccAAACCCAAAAAACCTCCACCACAAACAACAAGTCCCTCTGGTCTCCCAGATTCTACCACCATTCCACAAACTGCCTATGATCATCAATTCCTCCCCCACTCCCAGTCCCTCTTTGATCTCCCTCCTCTTCCAGACCCACAGCCTCTCCTGGAAGACCCAGCACTGGAGCCTGAGTTTGATGTCGACCCAGAGATCCGTTCTGGGGAAGGAGGCTCACTCCCCTCTCCCTGTAGTAACCAGGAGGCCCCGGAGCTACAGGACAAGAGCAAGACCCTCCCCTCGAGGATGACAATCTCCTGTCTGgcagagctgtcagacaaaAAGAAACCCAAG GTTCCACCTCCAGTCCCCAAGAAGCCGAATGTCCTGCTTCTTCCCTCGTCGGTCCACTCCACCAATGGCAGCACAGAACGTCAGACCCCACAGGCTGAAAGCCCTGTGGGTCTTCCGTCTCCTGTAGGAGCATTCCCACCAGAAGAGTTACCCGGCTCTCCCAGTGTTCCTGATATGCTAGAGCAAGATGAGAACCACTTGGATGACAAGTCAGAAGAGGAGAGTTCAAAAGAGTCATCACTTCAGTCATCTCTGCAGGATTCCTCCCTCACAGAGCTGGGAGGGAAAATGGCCAGCACTGGGATTGGGGCAG ATGACTCAACAGCCAATGAGAAGACGGTACTCCACATCGCCGAGGAAACAGACGACGACTTGTTGGCCAGCACACCTGCAACGCACACCACCGAAGACCTGTTCACTATTATTCACAG GTCCAAGCGAAAGGTTCTGGGACGTAAAGAGCCAACAGACTCCTTTGGCAGCCGCCAGAGCCTGGTGTCCCCGGTGAAGCACAGCACCAGCGGTAGCGACCTCCGAAATCTGACCTTAGGCAGCAGTCAGAGGTCGAGCTCCCGCAATGAGAACTTCATGGCCCTGCTCCAGAAGAAAGGCAGCAAGTCTTCCAGCGGAGGAGCCAGAGTCTCCGCCATGGAGCTTCTCAAAAGCACAAACCCGCTGGCGCGACGGGTCACAGAGTTTTCAAACACCACGTCGACGACTGGCGAGGGAGGAGACGTCGCATCCGGGAATGGCAAACCCAACGATCAATGA